One Elusimicrobiota bacterium genomic region harbors:
- a CDS encoding class I SAM-dependent DNA methyltransferase, with translation MTKESVTIVQRLWNYCNVLRDDGVSYGDYVEQLTYLLFLKMEDEMVKEKIKKSSEIPKGLDWQSLVTKDGTALENHYRRILQELGKEKGLLGVIFRKSQNRIQDPAKLKRLVELINSETWIGMDIDVKGDIYEGLLQKNAEDTKSGAGQYFTPRPLIRAMVDVMKPELGMKICDPACGTGGFLLAAYEYLSKKNLDKDQKKILKSKTFKGWDIVDGVARLCVMNLFLHGIGGDESPIIVSDALASDSGDRFEMVLTNPPFGKKSSITIVNGDGKADKESLVYGRQDFWATTSNKQLNFLQHVKTILKENGKVAIVIPDNVLFEGGAGETIRKKLLDTCDVHTLLRLPTGIFYAQGVKANVLFFDKRKASEKPWTDKLWIYDLRTNMHFTLKENTLKYEHLEDFVKCYNANNRHNRKEAKRFKSFKYNELIRRDKTNLDIIWLKDDSIMDLENLPAPDIIAKDIAKNLNIALKKFSKIAKDI, from the coding sequence ATGACTAAAGAATCGGTTACGATTGTCCAGCGGTTGTGGAATTACTGCAATGTGTTAAGAGATGACGGTGTAAGTTATGGCGACTATGTGGAGCAGTTGACTTATCTGTTGTTTCTAAAAATGGAAGATGAGATGGTTAAAGAAAAAATAAAAAAATCTTCAGAAATACCAAAAGGACTTGACTGGCAAAGTTTGGTAACAAAGGATGGAACTGCTCTTGAGAACCATTATAGACGTATATTACAGGAACTTGGCAAAGAAAAGGGATTATTGGGTGTAATCTTCCGTAAGTCACAAAATAGAATACAAGACCCTGCAAAATTAAAGCGGTTGGTGGAACTTATTAATTCCGAGACGTGGATAGGAATGGATATTGATGTAAAAGGCGATATTTACGAAGGTCTCTTGCAGAAAAATGCCGAAGATACTAAAAGCGGCGCCGGGCAATATTTTACACCTCGCCCATTGATTAGGGCGATGGTAGATGTAATGAAACCCGAATTGGGAATGAAAATATGCGACCCTGCTTGTGGCACCGGTGGTTTTCTACTTGCTGCCTATGAATATTTATCAAAAAAGAATCTGGATAAAGACCAAAAGAAAATATTAAAGTCAAAAACTTTTAAGGGTTGGGATATAGTAGATGGAGTTGCCCGGCTTTGTGTAATGAACCTGTTTTTACATGGTATAGGTGGAGATGAAAGCCCAATTATTGTTAGCGATGCTTTAGCATCCGATTCCGGTGACAGATTTGAAATGGTGCTTACCAATCCGCCTTTTGGTAAAAAAAGCAGTATCACTATTGTAAACGGAGACGGCAAAGCAGATAAGGAATCGCTTGTTTACGGAAGACAGGATTTTTGGGCAACTACTTCAAATAAACAACTTAACTTTTTACAGCATGTGAAAACCATATTGAAAGAAAATGGTAAAGTAGCAATAGTCATTCCTGACAATGTTCTTTTTGAAGGTGGGGCAGGGGAAACAATAAGAAAGAAACTGCTTGATACTTGTGATGTTCATACTTTACTGCGGTTACCGACCGGAATATTTTACGCACAGGGAGTTAAGGCGAATGTGCTTTTTTTTGACAAAAGAAAAGCAAGTGAAAAACCATGGACAGATAAACTTTGGATTTATGATTTAAGAACCAATATGCATTTTACGCTTAAAGAAAACACTTTAAAATACGAACATCTTGAGGATTTTGTAAAATGTTATAATGCAAATAATAGGCATAACAGGAAAGAAGCAAAAAGATTTAAAAGTTTTAAATATAACGAATTGATAAGGCGGGACAAGACCAATCTTGATATAATCTGGCTTAAAGACGACAGTATTATGGATTTGGAAAATCTACCCGCTCCCGACATCATCGCCAAAGACATCGCAAAGAATTTAAATATTGCATTAAAGAAATTTAGCAAAATTGCAAAAGATATATAA
- a CDS encoding restriction endonuclease subunit S, which translates to MPKNWETATIADVCEDTQYGYTTSASDMGEIHLLRTTDITSGKIDWDTVPFCKDVPAELNKYLLKNGDVVISRAGSVGYSFLIENPEKAVFASYLIRFIPRINNKYFAYFLKSPFYWNHILEKSIGIALANVNATKLKNIPIPISPLPEQKRIVRKIEELFKELDEGVEILEKMQGQIKQYRQSVLKQAFEGRLTNKNIKNRKLPKHWILVKLGDTVKKVEKINRRKIDDEYVFKYLDIGSIDNSTNKIISYKEYKWKNAPSRAQQILKYRDILFSTVRTYLKNIAQVADTKFNDQIGSTGFTVIRTRQDILLPEYLFQYVLSDKLIQPLNDLQTGSSYPAVRDSDVFNQIIPICSIKEQHQIVREIESRFALADELEKTVEWSLTQAETLRQSILKNAFEGKLVPQNSKDEPAEILLERIKKQKDKKN; encoded by the coding sequence ATGCCTAAGAATTGGGAAACAGCAACAATTGCTGATGTGTGCGAAGATACTCAATATGGATATACAACAAGTGCATCTGACATGGGAGAAATACACTTGTTAAGAACCACCGATATAACATCCGGTAAAATAGATTGGGATACTGTTCCTTTTTGTAAAGATGTTCCTGCCGAACTAAATAAATACCTGCTTAAAAATGGTGATGTGGTAATTTCGAGAGCTGGTTCTGTAGGGTATAGTTTTTTAATTGAAAATCCTGAAAAGGCAGTATTTGCATCATATCTTATTAGATTTATCCCGCGAATAAATAATAAATATTTTGCATATTTTCTAAAAAGTCCATTTTATTGGAATCATATTTTAGAAAAAAGTATTGGTATTGCTCTTGCAAATGTAAACGCTACAAAGCTTAAAAATATACCAATTCCTATTTCACCGTTGCCGGAGCAGAAACGGATTGTGAGGAAAATTGAGGAGTTGTTCAAGGAATTGGACGAAGGGGTGGAAATACTTGAAAAAATGCAGGGGCAGATAAAACAATACCGACAATCAGTATTAAAACAAGCCTTTGAAGGAAGATTGACAAATAAAAATATTAAAAATAGAAAATTGCCAAAGCATTGGATTTTAGTAAAATTAGGTGATACAGTTAAAAAAGTAGAAAAAATAAATAGACGAAAAATTGACGATGAGTATGTGTTTAAATATTTAGATATTGGGAGTATAGATAATTCAACCAATAAAATTATAAGTTATAAAGAATATAAATGGAAAAATGCTCCTTCTCGTGCTCAACAAATATTGAAATACAGAGATATTTTATTCTCTACAGTAAGAACTTATTTAAAAAATATTGCTCAAGTTGCAGATACTAAATTTAATGATCAAATTGGCTCTACTGGATTCACAGTTATAAGGACAAGACAAGATATATTATTGCCAGAATATTTATTTCAATATGTCTTATCGGATAAGCTCATACAACCATTGAATGATTTGCAGACAGGATCATCTTATCCTGCGGTTCGAGATAGCGATGTTTTTAATCAAATAATTCCTATTTGTTCAATTAAAGAACAACATCAAATCGTAAGGGAAATTGAAAGCCGGTTTGCCTTAGCAGACGAATTAGAAAAAACTGTTGAGTGGTCGCTAACGCAAGCGGAGACATTACGACAAAGTATTCTAAAAAATGCTTTTGAAGGTAAACTTGTTCCACAAAATTCAAAAGATGAACCGGCAGAAATATTACTTGAAAGAATAAAGAAACAAAAGGATAAGAAAAACTAA
- a CDS encoding endonuclease domain-containing protein, with the protein MKRNNIGKCRNLRKNQTDAERKLWFILRNRSLSGVKFRRQFSIGRYILDFYSPVYKLGIEADGGQHYEDEGKKRDELRTKELSKFGVEILRFSDRDILCDIEAVYEVIKNTIENKKNYPSPLSSPHRGEDER; encoded by the coding sequence ATGAAGCGAAATAATATAGGTAAATGTAGAAATCTTAGAAAAAATCAGACTGATGCTGAACGTAAACTTTGGTTTATTTTACGCAATCGCAGTTTATCTGGAGTAAAATTCAGAAGACAATTTTCTATTGGCAGGTATATATTAGATTTTTATTCTCCTGTATATAAACTCGGTATTGAAGCCGATGGTGGACAACATTATGAGGATGAAGGTAAAAAACGAGATGAATTGAGAACTAAAGAATTATCGAAGTTTGGAGTAGAGATATTAAGATTTAGTGACCGTGATATATTGTGTGATATTGAGGCAGTTTATGAAGTAATTAAAAATACGATAGAGAATAAAAAGAACTACCCCTCACCTCTTTCCTCTCCCCACAGGGGAGAGGATGAAAGATGA
- a CDS encoding fibronectin type III domain-containing protein, whose protein sequence is MNKKIFLVLVVGFLLSLSNSVLYSVQTFTETSDADWGDGGFNLVRSSGTGVLANLSLDWRGTGKDGSVVVGVPENINTDVLSGGRTFPDGVNYSVTGVYVSSVTCSSVPFGIVASDEIILINLQGCTTDYGNVGNYEFLRVKEVDGKNLILISDIQRVYGSTHTDLRSDLSNQKISIQRVPNWNNVNVNNDFFCSEWDGEKSGLVVFRAAGTVTIGGSGSIDVSWKGYRGGGSSVPGLFGGQNGESFDGYSGKGGERTQLGSSGGGTGAGNGSATLGGSRGGGGGGGYADSGVDDGGGGGGGGGYAGGGGGAGAGDDNGTDGGVGGTGGSTLVSAGGGGGANNGSGGNAGSKGIGSNGGLAGNGALTGGGGGGNSGGIGGGGGGGGGGLYGSPDVTKLFFGSGGGAGSTGGSGDNYSEGGSGGGIILIYSNSISNIGSILSNGDNGSSSLLLNAGGGSGSGGSIYLIAGTITAGSINSVGGPVSPSSLFAGGGGGGGVGRIRLDCSSLSGSTNPAYFSGKFPSGFQTYPCSYKSNVIDTGSADTRISTVSWSPVSQIAETSIFVLFRASNTLFGINDEVPVWVEVSNNADVNLSGRYVQYFATFTTLNSSLTPVIEDVTIKYYQKPDGVSWGGLFVSSVTVIWNDTTNNPTGTKYTVQLSTGGDWTGSIYSSETIKGNNSAIINTLLPNTTYYARLIAGNITGNLAVINLNSWNSTLCSVPNPYFGDVFTSSITVRWNESSPDNPFNSNYTVQLSTANDFTATIYSSSSIRSDSDGVIVSGLSEDTTYYARVSVRNWEGAGSTVSVSGCKTTLSNAIQPVWSSIGISGVSISWEKFTHSEQPDMECKVELSSANFVEGANIYSSTTVSGVYTSTITSLIPNTTYFARVIVQKYGNVYSTTTLSPGWKSTLCSAPNPYWSDVFTTSITVRWKESVPDNPSDTNYTVQLSTTAGFTTALYSSSSIRSDSDGVTVSGLPDNTTYYGRILARNWDNIDTIVNVFETVTSTSIPPAIIGNLTAIDKPSDAGGCVVVSWVYTEPANVSSYLIYYAFNIFSDTKSAIGVVKDIPKGTKTYELTGLSADTKYYVCVIAKDNTGNMLYENLISTGPVWAANNKVGSNGDWTIEAGFNSEVKVKVTPNTNVDKMINIIKVDPAKKTVVDTADIYAKREYVINNTIFDNLNDTACEFKISDGSALLSPVQIVLSYKGVDVRSDLEDALRIFHLNEVRARWEIVGGAQQLDKIAKTVTATVSSFSVYRIFAKSSAKDLSEVFVYPNPYKEGDSRYGGVEGKNIVFKRLTAKANIKIFNIAGELVFEGNKDSVIEDEYKWETVNNGGEKVARGMYIYLVTNPENGKKVRGRLGIIR, encoded by the coding sequence ATGAATAAAAAAATATTTTTGGTTTTGGTTGTTGGGTTTCTTTTATCGTTAAGTAATAGTGTGCTGTATTCTGTGCAAACTTTTACAGAAACATCGGATGCGGACTGGGGGGATGGGGGGTTTAATTTGGTGAGGTCTTCCGGGACGGGGGTGTTGGCAAATCTTTCTTTGGACTGGCGCGGGACAGGGAAGGATGGTTCTGTTGTTGTTGGTGTGCCGGAAAATATAAATACGGATGTACTGTCAGGCGGGAGAACTTTTCCGGATGGGGTAAACTATTCTGTTACAGGTGTCTATGTTTCATCGGTTACTTGTTCGTCTGTTCCGTTCGGGATAGTGGCGTCGGATGAGATAATCCTGATTAATTTGCAGGGGTGTACGACTGATTACGGGAATGTCGGTAATTACGAGTTTTTAAGAGTAAAGGAAGTGGATGGGAAAAATCTTATTCTTATTTCAGATATACAGAGGGTGTATGGTTCGACACATACAGATTTAAGAAGCGATTTATCTAACCAGAAAATATCAATTCAAAGAGTGCCTAACTGGAATAATGTGAATGTTAACAATGACTTTTTTTGTTCCGAGTGGGATGGTGAAAAAAGCGGTTTGGTTGTTTTCAGGGCGGCAGGCACAGTAACCATCGGGGGAAGCGGAAGTATTGATGTCAGCTGGAAAGGTTATAGGGGCGGAGGGAGTTCAGTTCCGGGTTTGTTCGGCGGGCAAAACGGGGAAAGTTTTGACGGTTATTCAGGGAAAGGCGGAGAGAGGACTCAGCTTGGGTCTTCAGGTGGTGGGACAGGGGCGGGGAATGGTTCTGCAACATTAGGCGGAAGTCGTGGTGGTGGTGGCGGCGGCGGGTATGCTGATTCAGGAGTTGACGATGGTGGCGGTGGTGGTGGTGGCGGTGGGTATGCGGGTGGTGGCGGTGGAGCCGGAGCCGGTGATGATAATGGAACTGACGGAGGAGTTGGCGGGACAGGTGGTTCGACATTAGTTTCTGCAGGGGGCGGTGGTGGTGCTAATAATGGAAGTGGTGGTAATGCTGGCTCTAAAGGTATTGGCTCAAATGGTGGTTTAGCTGGGAATGGCGCTCTTACCGGTGGCGGTGGTGGAGGTAATAGCGGTGGCATTGGAGGAGGAGGTGGAGGCGGTGGTGGGGGTTTATATGGGTCGCCGGATGTTACTAAGTTATTTTTTGGGAGTGGGGGCGGTGCCGGTAGCACAGGCGGTAGTGGAGACAACTATTCAGAAGGTGGGAGTGGCGGCGGGATTATTTTAATTTATTCTAATTCAATTTCAAATATCGGGAGTATATTATCTAACGGTGATAACGGTTCTTCTTCTTTGCTTCTAAATGCGGGTGGAGGAAGCGGTTCAGGCGGTTCAATATATTTAATTGCCGGAACAATAACAGCAGGTTCAATAAATTCAGTCGGCGGTCCGGTTTCTCCTTCTTCTTTATTTGCGGGTGGAGGCGGTGGCGGCGGGGTTGGAAGGATTCGTCTGGATTGTTCTTCACTTTCAGGTTCAACAAATCCGGCTTATTTTTCAGGAAAATTTCCTTCAGGGTTTCAGACTTACCCGTGCAGTTATAAATCCAATGTCATTGATACCGGCTCAGCCGATACGAGAATATCTACTGTAAGCTGGTCGCCTGTTTCACAAATTGCTGAAACAAGTATTTTTGTTTTATTCAGGGCGTCTAATACTTTGTTTGGAATTAATGATGAGGTTCCTGTCTGGGTTGAAGTTTCAAACAATGCAGACGTTAATTTATCAGGCAGGTATGTCCAGTATTTTGCAACGTTTACAACTTTAAATTCGTCACTGACACCGGTTATTGAGGATGTAACTATAAAATATTATCAAAAACCGGACGGGGTTAGTTGGGGAGGATTATTTGTTTCTTCGGTGACGGTTATTTGGAATGATACTACTAATAATCCGACGGGGACTAAATATACTGTTCAATTATCTACCGGAGGCGATTGGACAGGTTCAATTTATTCATCAGAAACAATAAAAGGGAATAATTCTGCAATTATAAATACACTTTTACCTAATACGACATATTACGCAAGGTTGATAGCGGGAAATATAACCGGTAATCTTGCTGTTATTAATCTTAATAGTTGGAATTCAACTTTATGCTCGGTACCAAATCCATATTTTGGCGATGTGTTTACATCAAGCATAACTGTCCGGTGGAACGAGTCTTCACCTGATAATCCGTTTAATTCAAATTATACGGTTCAGTTATCAACGGCAAATGATTTTACGGCTACAATATATTCTTCGTCAAGCATCCGAAGCGATAGTGACGGGGTAATAGTTTCGGGGTTATCGGAAGATACAACTTATTATGCAAGGGTCTCGGTAAGGAACTGGGAAGGTGCAGGTTCAACAGTTTCTGTAAGCGGTTGTAAAACTACTTTATCTAATGCAATTCAGCCGGTGTGGTCAAGTATAGGGATTTCCGGTGTAAGTATAAGTTGGGAAAAATTTACACATTCAGAACAGCCGGATATGGAATGTAAAGTAGAGTTATCCAGCGCTAATTTTGTGGAAGGGGCAAATATATATTCAAGCACGACTGTATCCGGTGTTTATACGTCAACAATTACTTCTCTAATACCTAATACGACTTATTTTGCGAGAGTTATTGTCCAAAAGTATGGAAATGTATATTCAACAACCACATTAAGCCCGGGTTGGAAATCGACTTTATGTTCGGCACCAAACCCGTACTGGAGTGATGTATTTACAACCAGTATAACAGTGAGGTGGAAAGAATCGGTACCTGATAATCCGTCTGACACAAATTATACGGTTCAGTTATCAACGACAGCCGGTTTTACAACTGCATTATATTCTTCATCAAGCATACGTAGCGATAGTGACGGGGTAACAGTTTCCGGGCTGCCGGATAACACGACTTATTATGGCAGGATATTGGCAAGGAACTGGGATAATATTGATACGATAGTAAATGTTTTTGAAACAGTAACATCTACTTCTATTCCGCCGGCTATAATAGGAAATCTTACTGCGATTGATAAGCCAAGCGATGCCGGAGGTTGTGTTGTTGTCAGTTGGGTATATACCGAGCCGGCTAATGTTTCATCCTACCTGATATACTATGCGTTTAATATATTTTCAGATACTAAATCTGCGATTGGTGTTGTAAAGGACATACCGAAAGGGACAAAAACTTATGAATTGACAGGTCTTAGTGCAGATACCAAATATTATGTTTGCGTGATTGCAAAGGATAATACGGGAAATATGTTATATGAGAATTTAATATCTACGGGTCCTGTCTGGGCTGCTAATAATAAAGTAGGTAGTAATGGCGACTGGACTATCGAGGCGGGATTTAACAGTGAGGTAAAAGTGAAAGTAACGCCGAATACTAATGTTGATAAAATGATAAATATTATTAAGGTTGACCCTGCAAAAAAAACAGTAGTAGATACAGCAGATATTTATGCGAAGAGGGAGTATGTTATTAATAATACAATATTTGATAATTTAAATGACACTGCGTGTGAATTTAAGATATCGGATGGTAGTGCATTATTATCCCCGGTACAAATTGTACTATCGTATAAAGGTGTTGATGTAAGGTCGGATTTAGAGGATGCGTTAAGGATATTTCATCTTAATGAAGTTAGAGCAAGATGGGAAATTGTCGGGGGAGCCCAGCAATTGGATAAAATTGCCAAAACTGTAACTGCAACTGTAAGTTCGTTTAGTGTTTACCGGATATTTGCGAAATCATCTGCCAAAGACCTGTCGGAAGTTTTTGTATATCCGAACCCGTATAAAGAAGGTGATTCGAGGTATGGCGGTGTTGAAGGTAAAAATATTGTGTTCAAAAGATTAACTGCAAAAGCAAACATAAAGATATTTAATATAGCCGGTGAGCTGGTTTTTGAAGGAAATAAAGACAGTGTAATTGAAGATGAATACAAATGGGAAACGGTCAATAACGGCGGTGAAAAGGTTGCCAGGGGAATGTACATCTATCTGGTTACAAATCCAGAGAATGGAAAGAAGGTTAGGGGAAGGTTGGGAATAATACGCTAG
- a CDS encoding ORF6N domain-containing protein: protein MKDVVIEQSIENKIYFIRGQKVMMDKDLAELYGVTTGNLNKAVDRNLDRFPDDFMFQLTKEEFKNLIFHFGTSSWGGTRKFSRVFSEQGVAMLSSVLRSKRAIHVNIQIMRTFTKLRALISSHKDLQMKIDEMEKKYDRQFRGVFDAIKALLTPTEPKRKKIGFL from the coding sequence GTGAAAGATGTGGTAATTGAACAAAGCATAGAAAATAAGATTTATTTTATCAGAGGACAAAAAGTTATGATGGATAAAGATTTAGCAGAACTTTATGGGGTTACGACAGGAAATTTAAATAAAGCAGTAGATAGAAATTTAGACCGTTTCCCGGATGATTTTATGTTTCAATTAACTAAAGAAGAGTTTAAAAACTTGATATTCCATTTTGGAACATCAAGTTGGGGTGGAACTCGAAAGTTCTCTCGTGTTTTTAGTGAACAGGGTGTTGCAATGTTATCAAGTGTTCTGAGAAGTAAAAGGGCAATTCATGTCAATATACAAATTATGAGGACATTTACTAAATTAAGAGCATTAATTTCTTCCCATAAGGACTTACAAATGAAAATAGATGAAATGGAAAAGAAATACGACCGGCAATTCAGGGGGGTATTTGACGCAATAAAGGCATTATTGACACCGACAGAACCAAAGCGAAAAAAGATAGGATTTTTATGA
- a CDS encoding P-loop NTPase fold protein: MIIKLKKDWDVPIQPPIYESKGHGYFAGREREVELLINEILHKNQGSILVSGYRGVGKTSAVYKALLEAKKKQKDIRIVLMNAAQLEAESTKEDNEDDNILPEKIIQNLIRRLYSSMQDEKLKKGDLNKKIENLYRKAVASEFKLRENYQHLSEKSDEQIKEENRDILFSENNIKHIILVFSWTLAVVFQVYLSTKIVWLDKLLPLLFALPIPFTFNLWYKKRRTKRNIDCTKEEAGALYEYDNSISNLEFDLENIHKELYGNGIKLVYVIDELDKLDTEKLKDVLKYFKNLFTLSKAIFIFVSGEEFFSYIIATKPERPEFYRSKEYTYFTSKYFFARPLWNDLSKYLDDIVESKELGNIEYEILKHSFVFDSINDFFDLIRVIKDNITGFDENGYSIIKIDKLEQDVMLKARLHKSITLIFEEKYLAHEPSKWHENENILRTLYSHVRDNISSKYSGQKFNDINNDTPIASAIRDFNALIYRLGALTIITESQESIRGLLVPIRAYQYIGNVENDPPINLTVPSEIEKRFIDEFKKYCDYIISINNILLLQQGKQEINNEIFWKNSSGYVHTISDLGFDASSQFNSHFTIYQNLISRIPPYPYKREDIEQRTEQIISHTNSMFANLYIVFDRITRDLYSNLNLKNQQLSQNGNLFVGSADQVRKVILNYAHVVLFNQQYSRQIIFIPFTQAIINSLKQISKVIEDNAATHKIFVIGNVEEKIRIKGMYVSNCSTPDILVSSSKYYFEQLKNEFFKI; the protein is encoded by the coding sequence ATGATCATTAAATTAAAAAAAGATTGGGATGTCCCTATCCAACCGCCTATTTACGAATCGAAAGGACATGGTTATTTTGCCGGGCGTGAAAGGGAAGTAGAATTACTAATAAATGAAATTTTGCACAAAAATCAAGGTTCTATTCTAGTAAGTGGTTATAGGGGTGTTGGAAAAACTTCTGCTGTATATAAAGCTCTTTTAGAAGCTAAGAAAAAGCAAAAAGATATTCGCATAGTGTTAATGAACGCAGCACAGTTGGAGGCCGAATCTACTAAGGAAGATAATGAAGATGATAATATATTACCTGAAAAAATAATACAAAATTTAATTCGTAGACTTTATTCTTCTATGCAAGATGAAAAACTAAAAAAAGGTGATTTAAATAAAAAAATTGAAAATCTGTATAGAAAAGCTGTGGCAAGCGAATTTAAGTTGAGGGAAAATTACCAACACTTATCGGAAAAATCAGATGAACAAATAAAAGAAGAAAATAGAGATATTTTATTTTCCGAAAATAATATTAAACACATAATACTTGTTTTTTCATGGACTTTAGCAGTTGTATTTCAGGTATATTTATCCACAAAAATAGTTTGGTTAGATAAATTACTTCCTCTTTTATTTGCATTGCCTATCCCGTTTACATTTAATCTATGGTATAAAAAAAGGAGAACAAAAAGAAATATTGATTGCACAAAGGAAGAAGCAGGAGCACTTTACGAGTATGATAATAGTATTAGTAATCTTGAATTTGATTTGGAGAATATTCATAAAGAATTATATGGAAATGGTATTAAATTGGTTTATGTAATCGATGAATTAGACAAGCTTGATACTGAAAAATTAAAAGATGTTTTGAAGTATTTCAAAAATCTTTTTACACTTTCAAAAGCAATATTCATTTTTGTTAGCGGAGAAGAATTTTTTTCTTACATAATAGCAACTAAACCAGAAAGACCAGAGTTTTATAGATCCAAAGAATATACGTATTTTACTTCAAAATACTTTTTTGCACGTCCTCTTTGGAATGACTTGAGCAAATATTTAGATGATATCGTCGAAAGTAAAGAACTAGGTAATATTGAATACGAAATATTAAAGCACTCATTTGTATTTGATTCTATAAATGATTTTTTTGATTTAATTAGAGTCATAAAAGATAACATTACAGGTTTTGACGAAAATGGATATAGCATTATTAAGATAGATAAACTTGAACAAGATGTAATGTTAAAAGCGAGATTACATAAATCAATTACTTTAATATTTGAAGAAAAATATCTTGCCCACGAACCATCAAAATGGCATGAAAATGAAAATATTCTTAGGACATTATATTCACATGTAAGAGATAATATCTCTTCCAAGTATTCCGGACAGAAATTCAATGATATTAATAACGATACGCCAATTGCCTCTGCGATAAGAGATTTCAATGCGCTTATCTATAGATTGGGTGCCTTAACTATAATTACTGAATCGCAAGAAAGTATAAGAGGGCTATTGGTTCCGATTAGAGCTTATCAATACATCGGAAATGTAGAAAATGACCCACCAATAAATCTTACTGTGCCAAGTGAAATAGAAAAAAGATTTATCGATGAATTTAAAAAATATTGCGACTATATCATTTCAATAAATAATATTTTATTATTGCAACAGGGAAAACAGGAAATAAATAATGAAATATTTTGGAAAAATTCAAGTGGCTATGTTCATACTATAAGTGATTTAGGTTTTGATGCGTCATCCCAGTTTAATTCACATTTCACTATCTACCAAAACCTTATATCAAGAATACCTCCTTATCCTTATAAGAGAGAAGATATTGAACAAAGAACAGAGCAAATTATAAGTCATACGAATAGTATGTTTGCAAATTTATATATAGTTTTTGATCGTATAACTCGTGACCTCTATAGTAATTTAAACCTTAAAAATCAACAGCTTTCCCAAAATGGAAATTTATTTGTTGGATCTGCTGACCAGGTAAGAAAAGTAATTCTTAATTATGCTCATGTTGTGTTGTTCAATCAACAATACTCTCGGCAGATTATTTTTATTCCTTTTACTCAAGCAATTATTAATAGTTTAAAGCAAATATCAAAAGTAATAGAAGATAATGCTGCAACGCATAAAATATTTGTTATAGGAAATGTAGAAGAAAAGATACGGATTAAAGGGATGTATGTGAGCAATTGCAGTACACCAGATATTCTAGTTTCTTCAAGTAAATATTATTTTGAGCAATTAAAAAACGAATTCTTTAAAATATGA